From one Anaerolineae bacterium genomic stretch:
- the recJ gene encoding single-stranded-DNA-specific exonuclease RecJ, with translation MGFTKWVIAPSPPLSLLNSFPSIPPLVVKILYNRGARTPSQIEAFLRGGEEPFNPFKMKDMDKAVTRIRRAIKGREPIAIYGDFDVDGLAATAILLETIRALGGNVIPYIPDRLYEGYGLNKPALRSLARKGIRLVITADCGIRSIEEARYARQIGLDLIITDHHAIGPEIPPALAVINPKRADCLYPFKELAGAGVAFKLSQALFLANRQVPISPLPVEEPELYDLVALGTVADVVPLTGENRTLAVRGIQSLNSVARPGLRALMQVAGVAPGEIDSYAISFILGPRLNAPGRLTTAMLSLDLLTSQDEAKALELARELDRWNRQRQKLMNEHLEKARFKALELLERDLVLIVGDESFAPGVVGLVASKLVEEFYRPAVVMELSPERSRGSARSIPEFDITAALDQCADLLQKYGGHAAAAGLTLETRNLPALKVRLEEIARENLKGMELVPTLKIDAETSLDQITPELCHYISMLEPFGYANPEPLFLTRRVKVQEYRLVGEESRHLRLTLAWASRTWAAIGFRMGLRAGEVREFLDIVYTPKLTRWGNQEGVELHLRDFRPSASSYR, from the coding sequence ATGGGCTTCACCAAATGGGTTATAGCTCCTTCTCCTCCGCTTTCCCTTCTGAACTCCTTTCCCAGTATCCCGCCCCTGGTGGTGAAAATTCTATACAACCGGGGGGCCAGGACCCCATCCCAAATTGAGGCTTTCCTCAGAGGCGGAGAAGAGCCTTTCAATCCTTTCAAGATGAAGGATATGGATAAAGCTGTAACCCGCATCCGCAGGGCAATAAAGGGACGGGAACCCATTGCTATTTACGGCGATTTTGATGTGGACGGATTAGCAGCCACCGCCATCCTCCTGGAAACTATCAGAGCTCTGGGGGGAAACGTCATTCCATATATTCCCGACAGGTTATACGAAGGCTATGGCCTCAACAAACCTGCCCTCAGGTCCCTTGCGCGTAAGGGGATAAGACTGGTCATAACCGCCGATTGCGGGATCCGGTCAATAGAGGAAGCCCGCTATGCCCGCCAGATAGGCCTCGACCTTATCATAACCGATCACCACGCTATAGGGCCGGAGATACCGCCAGCCTTGGCCGTAATAAACCCAAAAAGGGCCGATTGCCTTTACCCCTTTAAAGAACTAGCCGGGGCCGGCGTAGCTTTCAAGCTATCTCAGGCCCTCTTTCTGGCCAACCGGCAGGTTCCCATCTCACCCCTTCCAGTGGAAGAACCAGAGCTCTACGACCTGGTAGCTCTCGGCACAGTGGCGGATGTGGTCCCTCTCACCGGTGAGAACAGGACTCTGGCTGTGCGAGGGATTCAAAGCCTCAACTCTGTAGCCAGGCCAGGTCTAAGGGCCCTTATGCAGGTGGCAGGGGTGGCACCCGGGGAGATCGATTCTTATGCCATAAGCTTTATCCTGGGGCCACGCCTCAACGCCCCAGGCCGTCTCACCACAGCTATGCTGAGCCTGGACCTTCTAACAAGCCAGGACGAAGCAAAGGCTTTAGAGCTCGCCCGGGAATTAGACCGATGGAACCGGCAACGCCAGAAGCTCATGAACGAGCATTTAGAGAAAGCCCGTTTTAAGGCCCTTGAGTTACTGGAGAGAGACCTGGTGCTAATAGTGGGGGATGAGAGTTTTGCTCCGGGAGTAGTGGGGCTTGTGGCCAGTAAGCTGGTGGAGGAATTTTACCGCCCTGCTGTAGTTATGGAGCTATCCCCCGAAAGAAGCCGAGGCTCAGCCAGGAGCATCCCGGAATTCGATATAACGGCAGCTCTGGACCAGTGCGCTGATCTCCTTCAGAAGTATGGAGGGCATGCAGCAGCTGCAGGGTTGACCCTGGAAACCCGCAACCTTCCCGCCCTCAAGGTGCGGTTAGAGGAAATCGCCCGGGAAAACCTGAAGGGCATGGAGCTTGTCCCGACCCTCAAAATTGATGCTGAAACCTCCCTCGACCAGATAACCCCTGAGCTCTGCCATTATATATCTATGCTTGAACCTTTCGGCTACGCCAACCCCGAACCCCTTTTCCTGACCCGTCGGGTTAAAGTTCAGGAGTACCGGCTGGTAGGGGAAGAATCCAGGCACCTCCGTCTGACTCTGGCCTGGGCTTCAAGGACCTGGGCAGCCATAGGTTTCAGGATGGGCTTGAGGGCTGGGGAAGTAAGGGAGTTTCTTGACATCGTCTATACCCCCAAGTTGACCCGCTGGGGCAATCAGGAAGGGGTAGAGCTCCATCTCAGGGATTTCCGCCCTTCCGCAAGCTCTTATCGTTAG
- a CDS encoding GYD domain-containing protein gives MATFVILSKVSEEGIKRIKDLGKMEEEFEKELKKVCPEVKRIASYALLGAYDFLHIIEAPDALSAAKAAIILNYFGATSTQTLTAIPFKEFAKIVETLK, from the coding sequence ATGGCGACGTTCGTAATCCTGTCTAAGGTGTCAGAGGAAGGGATAAAGAGGATTAAAGACCTGGGGAAAATGGAAGAGGAGTTTGAGAAGGAGCTTAAAAAGGTTTGCCCTGAGGTAAAACGCATCGCCAGTTACGCCCTCCTGGGAGCTTATGATTTTCTCCACATTATTGAAGCCCCGGATGCCCTCTCGGCAGCAAAGGCGGCTATTATATTGAATTACTTTGGAGCAACTTCAACTCAAACCCTTACGGCTATACCCTTCAAAGAGTTCGCCAAGATAGTAGAAACGCTGAAATAA
- a CDS encoding thymidine kinase, which translates to MHPYYPSGWIEVICGPMFSGKTEELIRRVKRARIARQKVQVFKHGIDKRYHPEKVISHSGADLEAIPVSEARQILELLEPEVEVVAIDEAQFFDWEIAEVCNELADRGIRVIVAGLDMDFRGEPFGPVPLLMAQAEQVDKLSAICVVCGAPATRTQRLINGRPASYDDPVILVGAQEMYEPRCRRCHKVLRGENHGDVRNPV; encoded by the coding sequence ATGCATCCCTATTACCCTTCAGGGTGGATTGAGGTGATCTGCGGGCCCATGTTCTCTGGAAAAACTGAGGAGCTAATCCGGCGGGTTAAAAGGGCCCGCATTGCCCGGCAAAAGGTTCAGGTCTTCAAACATGGTATAGATAAGCGCTATCATCCGGAAAAGGTTATATCCCACAGTGGAGCTGATCTGGAAGCAATACCTGTTTCCGAAGCGCGCCAGATTCTGGAACTTCTGGAGCCCGAAGTGGAAGTGGTGGCTATTGATGAGGCCCAGTTCTTTGATTGGGAAATTGCCGAAGTTTGCAACGAGTTGGCCGATAGAGGCATAAGGGTTATAGTAGCGGGGCTTGATATGGACTTCAGGGGCGAACCTTTCGGCCCCGTCCCTCTTCTTATGGCTCAGGCCGAGCAGGTGGATAAACTTTCAGCTATTTGTGTCGTATGCGGAGCTCCTGCTACCAGAACGCAGCGCCTTATAAACGGACGCCCCGCTTCTTACGATGATCCGGTCATCCTAGTGGGCGCTCAGGAGATGTATGAGCCCCGCTGCCGACGTTGCCATAAGGTTCTGAGGGGAGAAAACCATGGCGACGTTCGTAATCCTGTCTAA
- the rpmE gene encoding 50S ribosomal protein L31 — MKKGIHPEFYTDAQVICACGNTFITGATKKVIRTDVCSACHPFFTGEQRIVDTGGQVERFKRRAQKTEELSRKKEEG, encoded by the coding sequence ATGAAAAAAGGAATACATCCGGAATTTTATACCGACGCCCAGGTGATATGTGCCTGTGGCAATACTTTTATAACCGGCGCCACCAAAAAGGTAATCCGCACTGACGTTTGCTCCGCCTGTCACCCCTTCTTCACGGGGGAGCAGCGTATAGTGGATACTGGAGGCCAGGTTGAACGCTTCAAGAGGAGAGCCCAGAAGACCGAAGAGCTGAGCCGTAAAAAAGAGGAAGGATAA
- the rpmA gene encoding 50S ribosomal protein L27, with translation MAHKKGGGSSRNGRDSNSKRLGVKRYGGQLVRAGTILVRQRGTKVKPGSNVGVGRDYTLYALVDGIVKFEKKGGRTWVSVLPLTA, from the coding sequence ATGGCTCACAAAAAAGGAGGAGGCTCCAGCCGGAACGGTCGCGATAGCAACTCCAAGCGCCTCGGTGTAAAGCGCTACGGAGGCCAGCTGGTAAGGGCTGGAACTATTTTAGTCCGCCAGAGAGGAACAAAAGTTAAGCCTGGAAGCAATGTTGGGGTAGGGAGGGATTACACCTTATATGCTCTGGTGGATGGTATCGTAAAATTTGAAAAGAAGGGTGGCAGGACCTGGGTAAGCGTATTGCCGCTTACAGCTTAA
- the rplU gene encoding 50S ribosomal protein L21, with the protein MYAVIESGGKQYQVSAGSVIEVEKLPVEPGREVEIDKVLMVVDGEKVQIGRPFVEGARVKAVVQEHFKGPKIIVFKYRPKKRYRRKKGHRQIYTRLLIKEIIA; encoded by the coding sequence ATGTACGCTGTTATTGAAAGTGGGGGCAAACAGTACCAGGTTTCTGCCGGCAGTGTTATTGAGGTAGAGAAGTTGCCGGTGGAGCCAGGAAGAGAAGTTGAAATTGATAAGGTCCTTATGGTGGTGGACGGGGAAAAGGTGCAGATTGGGAGGCCTTTTGTAGAGGGGGCCCGGGTTAAGGCCGTAGTTCAGGAGCATTTCAAAGGCCCTAAAATCATTGTTTTCAAATACAGGCCTAAAAAGCGTTACCGCCGAAAGAAAGGCCACCGCCAAATTTACACACGCCTTCTCATTAAAGAGATAATAGCTTGA
- a CDS encoding PQQ-binding-like beta-propeller repeat protein has translation MWKRQHEHPLWSVINPGPPSGLWVSERTLIYRAGKTVRHVNLQNGAIVWETRLSDERGTNLLGAGKVLLVGSHAGYLHALDRESGHRLWSRDLWTSLKPGSFHVTVLGVYKEAVLLKIGKYVAMLIPNGQTSWPIPPPTPAHVPEPEAFE, from the coding sequence GTGTGGAAAAGACAACATGAACACCCGCTCTGGAGCGTTATTAACCCTGGTCCCCCTTCCGGTTTGTGGGTGAGTGAGAGGACATTAATTTACAGGGCAGGGAAGACTGTGCGGCACGTTAATCTCCAGAATGGTGCGATCGTGTGGGAAACCAGACTTTCCGACGAAAGGGGCACAAACTTGCTTGGGGCTGGGAAAGTGCTTCTGGTGGGAAGCCATGCTGGCTATCTCCATGCGCTTGATAGGGAAAGTGGTCATCGGTTATGGAGTCGGGATCTCTGGACAAGCCTGAAGCCAGGCTCGTTCCATGTCACCGTATTGGGCGTCTATAAAGAGGCCGTTCTTCTGAAAATAGGTAAGTACGTGGCAATGCTGATTCCAAACGGGCAGACATCCTGGCCTATTCCACCGCCCACTCCTGCGCATGTGCCAGAACCGGAAGCATTTGAGTGA
- the rplI gene encoding 50S ribosomal protein L9 yields the protein MKVLLLANVKGLGKAGDIKDVADGYARNYLIPKGLAVPATPENLSRAEFKKRVQEEKMKRLAEDMHALAEFLSGMTLTFKVKAGEKDKLFGAVTTADIALALEKELGRPFDKHKIELEEPIKQLGIYNVPIRLMPGLVAQVRVVVEKES from the coding sequence GTGAAAGTCCTGCTTTTAGCGAACGTGAAAGGATTAGGTAAAGCTGGAGATATCAAGGATGTGGCCGACGGCTATGCTCGTAATTATCTTATCCCCAAGGGCTTAGCTGTGCCTGCTACACCTGAGAATTTGAGCAGGGCGGAATTCAAAAAGCGTGTCCAGGAAGAGAAAATGAAACGCCTGGCCGAAGATATGCACGCCTTAGCTGAGTTTCTCTCTGGCATGACCCTTACATTTAAAGTTAAGGCTGGGGAAAAAGACAAGTTATTTGGTGCTGTAACGACTGCTGATATAGCCTTAGCCCTGGAAAAGGAACTGGGCCGCCCCTTTGATAAACATAAAATAGAGCTTGAAGAGCCTATAAAACAGCTGGGGATCTACAATGTCCCCATAAGGCTGATGCCTGGCCTTGTAGCTCAGGTCAGGGTAGTGGTAGAAAAAGAATCTTAG
- a CDS encoding secondary thiamine-phosphate synthase enzyme YjbQ — protein sequence MKVIEVQTRSKEELVDITGEVQKVVAGSGVKEGICYLFVPHTTAGITVNETWDPSVRKDIVEVLRKVAPPGAHYHHTEGNADAHVKTSVVGNSAFVFVSDGKLTLGTWQGIYLAEFDGPRSRRVLIHVESF from the coding sequence ATGAAAGTTATTGAAGTGCAAACCCGTTCCAAAGAAGAACTGGTGGATATAACAGGGGAAGTGCAGAAAGTTGTGGCTGGGAGCGGGGTTAAAGAAGGAATCTGCTACCTTTTTGTGCCCCATACAACCGCTGGAATAACCGTTAACGAAACATGGGACCCTTCTGTAAGGAAAGACATAGTGGAAGTTTTACGGAAGGTGGCTCCTCCCGGAGCTCACTATCATCATACCGAAGGAAATGCTGACGCCCACGTTAAAACATCAGTGGTGGGAAACAGCGCTTTCGTTTTTGTGTCCGACGGAAAGCTCACTTTGGGGACCTGGCAGGGCATTTACCTGGCGGAATTCGATGGCCCCCGCAGCCGCCGGGTCCTGATTCATGTGGAGTCCTTCTAA
- a CDS encoding TMEM165/GDT1 family protein — protein MQSFLIPFVTISLAEIGDKTQLALFCLASRTHKRASLLLGALLAFAITDGLAILFGEFIARVIPLVWVKIIAGVIFIGFGLLTPLKSSDESMKCELKDPFSTAFTMIVVSEMGDKTQIATALFAVSYEPFTVFLGVLCALGLLSVVAIYLGQSLFAKVEPRLRSYLAGSLFILIGFWQLLEIWR, from the coding sequence ATGCAGAGTTTTTTAATCCCTTTTGTCACAATAAGCCTAGCTGAAATCGGCGATAAGACCCAGCTGGCCTTGTTCTGCCTCGCTTCAAGGACCCATAAACGTGCATCTCTCCTGCTGGGGGCACTGCTGGCATTCGCCATTACCGATGGCCTGGCTATACTGTTCGGAGAATTTATAGCGCGAGTTATTCCTCTGGTCTGGGTGAAAATCATTGCTGGTGTTATTTTTATAGGCTTTGGCCTTTTAACCCCGCTCAAATCTTCTGACGAAAGCATGAAATGCGAGCTTAAAGATCCCTTTTCTACGGCTTTTACTATGATCGTTGTTTCGGAGATGGGGGATAAAACTCAAATAGCAACAGCCCTCTTTGCGGTTTCCTACGAGCCCTTTACGGTATTCCTGGGGGTGCTCTGCGCTTTGGGCCTCCTTTCTGTGGTGGCTATATACCTGGGCCAATCCCTGTTTGCAAAGGTTGAACCCCGGCTCCGGTCTTATCTTGCTGGTTCGTTATTTATTCTCATCGGATTCTGGCAACTTTTAGAAATTTGGAGGTGA